Sequence from the Meleagris gallopavo isolate NT-WF06-2002-E0010 breed Aviagen turkey brand Nicholas breeding stock chromosome Z, Turkey_5.1, whole genome shotgun sequence genome:
TTATCATTTACTATTTCATGTCATTTTGAGCTGAAAATGATTTGGGAAGGGAAGTGGGGAGATGGTGTAAGGATTTGTGACTCAAGGCAAGAAATTGTTTATCTGCTGATTCATATACAATAGAGTCTGTAAGGATTTTAATTATATTGCTGCTTTTAAAGGTTTTAgcatgttttattattttattacaaccatacatttaaaatactgtttgtaGAAAAGATTTCCAACACTGATGGTTGAGTATCTGTATGCTctctttctgaaagaagaagGAATAGAGAAGAGGGAAAGGTGTCTGTCATGTACATATTTGAAACCACTGCACAGGCTCCTGGATGGTGTAAATACTTGGCTGTTTCACGGATTCTTGCTTTCAGATCTTCACAGGTAGGATTCATAAAGCTAACAATTACTCCAGCAAACACAGTGAGTAATCCAATCTTTTAGACTaactttggctttttttcttcaaaagtcATCCTCACACACCTTTAAAAGTGAGGTTTCTCTTTCAGCCTTCCATGATGCATTAAGTAGAAGTGAGGTACATCATAGTACATACATACAtggtctagaaaaaaaaaaggactgatTGCTCTCTAGCTTTGCCTTGTTGCTGAAGTTAACCCCATCAATTTATTTAATAATGTCAACAGCTGAAAGGCACACTAAAACTGTCATTTATCATGCAAAGAGCTGCTAACAAGATGATACATATATGTAAATGCAAAGACAGCAATATCAGTTTGATAACAAATATTTaacaagaaaagacaaaatataagaaaaaaggtGTTGTTAATATACCCACTTACAGTGTGCTGTGATTGATTGTTGCAGTTCAAGTGTATGCAAGGCAGATTTGAATACAAGGGTAGGGaatatataatttaatttttagcCTCATACCTTTCTGTAATCAAGTTTTGTTTACTAACAGCAGGCTTAAAATGTCTGTCACAGCAACTGAGCTGTGAGCACATGGGAATATCTTTGCTCAAATAGTTTGCATACAGATGTTTGAGCCTGAAGAGACTTGCcatgtgttttgtagctaaggAAGTGAGTAATCAGTGAAACCTGTATGGGTGGTATAGGAAAATCATGCACATGGGCTTGGCACAGTTGTGTGCTTGCTACATTCCATGAGATATTTCATAATGGAAACCTAATTGCTCCACTAACATAGGATAACTAAATTTTATACCTAGCACAGTCACAAGACCATATTCTGTCCTTACACACTATTCCAGTAATTCTCTAGTGAATGAGAAAAGGGCAGAGAAAATTCCCCAGGGGCTGACatgaaacagagagaagaatATTCTGTTTAGCCTTGGCTTTGATGCGATCATTACTTAATTTAATCTTTATCACTTAAATTCTACAAGGTCAAAAGTGTAACTAGGCTAGATGGTAATTAAGTAACTAGAATGGTAGCTTGGCCATGGGTCTAGTTAGCACCATACATTCCCATGACTCAAGAAGGGTTTTTCAATTTGGTCATTTCAAATGCCTATTTGTTTTATGTGATGTAGACAGAACAGCAATGTGAATGATCTGCCAAGAAACAGTAATAAACAGTTGTTGCTACTCTATATAGCGTTTTATtcttaacctttttttttatttcttttttttttttaattaaattaccTGCTTTAAATACAGATTCACATAGACCACGTATgttgcattttaatttgaatgtcTTTAATAGTTTCTTGAGTTACTACTTCCTCATTGCTTTTGGAAGATGAGGAGCCACTAATGCTAATCAGAGTGATTAGTCTGAAGGTCATCTGTGAAGTCTGCTGTGTCTCTGAGTATTTGTGCCATTCTGCAACCACATGCACGGGACCCCTGAAGAGTTTATGAGTGGGTAGGATAGTGAAATTCAGATAAAGTGTAGAAGTGAAATTACAGCACAACGTGAATATGATTTCTTACAATCTCTTTGTCCACGACTTCTCACAAACATACAAGACTTTCACAATAACAATGCACACGTGTGTATTGCCATTTATGTTGCATATGGTAATAAgggggagagagcagagaaaacaacacataacaacagagaaaaatcCACATTTAATGGTTTATTAGTAAGTATGTTATTCCTACAGGTGCAGCTCTTGAAATCATTCTTTCCATTTGTCCTACcatttttaaagtaagaatCTTTAAAATTTCCCTAAGGAAATTCTTTTATTCTAGAGCAATTTTCAACTACAGTCAACTTTGAAACAAATGAGAGGCTGAAAGTTCAGAAACACCAGTCAAAGGTGCTATATTATCTAACTAATCTAGTAtcattttaactttaaaaatcatGGTGGCTTAACCAGAAAAAACTGCCACTTGGTGACATTGACCATGTCCTATGCTAATAAGTTATCTAGTGGGTTACAGGTAGGCATCTGAAACTATATGAAGTTTATTAAATCTTCGGATGTACTAAGGACTAATATACTGACTCAGTGCTTCTAATAGTATGCAATttcagttccattttttttattttcttttaaaaaattttagtTATTTTGTTAGCCCCATCTCAGGAAGATGCATAATTGAACTACATAATGGATGTGCACACGCTGGCAAGGAGAAATAAGAAGAAGAANNNNNNNNNNNNNNNNNNNNNNNNNNNNNNNNNNNNNNNNNNNNNNNNNNNNNNNNNNNNNNNNNNNNNNNNNNNNNNNNNNNNNNNNNNNNNNNNNNNNGCTGGTTATTTAAATGAAGGATAATCTGTTTGTTctatcatttttatatttatctaaGATATGAAAAAAGAAGGTCTGCACCTAGAGGAATCCATCAACTCATTTTTGAACAACCTTGAGATTTTTCCATCCATGGCATAACTTCCCTCATTTCTCAGTGACTggaacaaacaaagaaacatagaatcattaatatTGGGAAAAATCACTAAGAACAGCTAGTGCAACTGCAAACCCATCATCACTATGTCCCTCAATGCCACGGTTCTTGAACAGCCCCAGGAATGATGACTCCAagacctccctgggcagcttgtgccagtgcctcaccactctttctgagaagaaattttttgaTATGTCCAACCTGAACGTCTCCTAGTCTCTGTCCTATTGCTATTAAATAggaaaagaggctgacccccacctcaccacaacttcCTTTCTGGGAGCTGTAGAAAGTGATAgggtctcccctgagcctcctcttctgcagactgaacaatcccagttccctcagcctcttccCATAAGACTTGTTCTCCAGACtcctcacagcttcactgaccttctctggacacactccagggcctcagtgccTTTCCTgtactgaacacagcacttgaggtgcTGCCTCACCAGTACTGAGTACAGTGGGACCTCCCTAGACATATTGACTacgctatttctgatacaagccagatgccattggccttcttggaaAGTTCTCTCATGTCAGCCTTCAATCAATGCCACAGACATGGGATGGAGTTCAGGAGGCTGGAAGATTCTTGTGAGGACTGCAGTCAtacaagaaaatacagcttAATATTACGTTGCCATTTCTGAGTAGTCCCTAGACAGTGAACATTTTCAGTAGGAAGGAGTAACTCATGCCTGGCTCCAGTGAAGCTCTGCTGACACAACTGGCATTGGCTGCCAGGGAATGAGATATCAGGCCCTGGGTCTCCTGTTCAGTGTtcaccagctgctgcagacaggAATAGGAATGTGGCAGACCACactgttgtggccaaagtgccAAGGTGCTTACAGGCCAGATTAATTATCTCTGCCTATAAATAACACTCAATTAATGTCATTAGCTAGTTACAGTCTGCTCTCAAGTATCTGTGTACTTGTATCACTAGGGATAGTTAAACAATATTTTGGTGCACAGAAAATAGACAACAATCTCATATTTTAGCTTGCAGTAAAAGTGGTCCAAACAGAGCAAAGGATGTGGTTATGCCACGTGCCATGCCATCCTGTAGAGACAAACAACCACCTACCCTCCAAAACCTTGCAATCATACAGTGTAATGATTGCATTCAGAAAATTGTCTGCAGCCCAAAGCCTAGGAAATACGTTCCTTTCAGCTTTGCAATGGAGCCTTGCTATTTTGCTGCATATAATCTATAGCATAAAGATTAGCATTCAGAGTGTGAAAAGCTCTTAAGTGTAAAATTATTGGACATTCTGTCCATTCCTGTATTCAGTGAATAGCTTTTAATGGTATGAAAACAAGTATCTGGCTCTTTTCTGTATAATCAAGAATAAGTGCCTACTCAGAGCCTAAAGAAACTATTGAACTGCATATGCTTGTTGCTGAGTCATTGATTGCATATATCTTTCTGAAgtcaattttcttcaaaaactgGAAATATACTGTTTGCTGAGACTTATGTGTATTCTAAGCTTGACACTTAAAACCTGCATATCAAAAGCTGGTCTTTCCTGGCAGTTGCAGattcttcatcttctttgttttctcccatAGTTACCTACAGCATTCAGATaacaattagaaaaatattaggAAAGCATTTCCTAGAACCCTTGGATATGTGAGAGCAAACTTGGGATACTGCATCTTGACACTGCAGTCTGAGAGAAGAGTGTTCAGTGTGTGTAAATGTGTAATATGTGTACAGTTCACAGCAGATTCTTAAACAACATTAAAGTTCATGATGTAATATGTGTGCTGTAGAGTTTCCTGAAGTcaaattagaatcatagagtcacaaaaccacagaatcatcgagtcatagaatcatagaatggtttgcgTTGGAAGGATCCAAATCCCATCCAGCCCCaacatttctacattttttttggtcagttgatatctgaaacacattttcaaaagaCCGGATGTTTCAATTTTGGATCTTCCTATCCTTttaattatcacagaatcatagaatcactcaggttggaaaagaccttaaaggtcattgagtccaatcacaacctaaccaaacaaccctccgctaaatcacgtctctgagcaccacatccaaagtTTTttaacacatccagggatggtgaatTAACTACCTTCCTGGGGACCCTATTCCAATGCTTAACAACtccttctgtaaagaaattttttctagTATCCAACCAAAACTTACCCTGGCGCAACGTAAGGTGCTTGTTCATTCACTTCCTCCCACCTGATGGTGAGCAAAGAGTTCCTTGTTTCCTCAGATCATCAGTTGAAGTTGAATTGAATTGAAACAGGGAATAATAACTGTATGCTTCCAGTATTTGTGTTGCTTTAATAATTCCTCCATTTTATTTGAGGTGTACTTTTTAGAATAATCCCAGCAATATGACAGTATGGCTGACTCAAGACCAGTGGCAGAGCAGGTCTAACAGTGTGGAAGTTCCATTATGTGTGTACTATCCACAGTGCTGTGTTCTTCTGTTCCTATTTCTTCCTCTTGCAATTGGCATGACAAGATCAGCTCACcctttagccttccttgttcCTTTTCCTGAGGATACGTCTCAGGTAATATTGGCGGTGTCACAGGTCATACCTGCTGACATTCAGCTGTTCTTCTTGGAAGCAGAACCCAGCATTGAGAGTCTAGCAGACACTTAGGCAGATGGTGATGGCTGCTCAAGTGCCTGTCTGGTAGTAGTGCAGCATGTATCCAGCTGTCCAGAAACAAATTCAGTCAGAAGTCTTGGCAGCTCTTCTGGTGCCAATGGGCAGAGGACATAAATACCATGTGCTTGCTAATAACATTTCTAAATCTTATTGTGGTTTTAAGtaagaagagaaaacatttgcGTTTAAGCTCAAATACCAATTGACTTATTTTAGGATGTTCTCCTAAATACTTTCCTCTCATTTCAAACATGAACAGTTTATGCACTTTCCTCCTAAGTGATACAATGTTACAGAACACTGAATGGTCACTGCCTTCCATCTTGGAGACACATGTATTCTACTGTCCTGTATCAAATCCTGAACAATCCCACCTCAAAACATTTTGGGTCACTGTGTTTAAAACCATAAATACACTTGTCTTTCAAGCCCCTATTTAGAGTTCTATTAGTTGTAGTTCATCTGTCCTGCAACAGAGCACACAGTTTGTTTCCCACTTGCTGTCTCTTGCTAGTAACTTGCTAGTTACTTGCTAGGTAAGCCAGTGGAGCTGCATGATCAAAACCCTCCTTTATCCTTTGCAAGAAGAAGTGACAAGGTAAAACAGAGAGATTATTGCCAGTTCAGGTTCTGGTGACATTTAGCACCAATGGCTGGACTCTGCACTGtcaacaaagcaaaatgtgaTTTCTGCAGGTCTCGCGTACATGACACAGAGAAGCAAGCAAAACTTCTCTCCAATTCTTTTTGTCTAATTTTTCTTCACTAAGAGAAAGTTGCATtgaagtaaacaaacaaaagggcTATTCACATTTAACATTGCTTCTCGCCCCACAGATAACAAAGTGCATCTAAATGGCTTCTATTATGGCCTTAGCAATCTAATGATGAAAAGGAGGAGACTGTGGGATTATTCGTTTCATCTTCCCTGGATGATGGACGGAGAGATATTCACTGCCACTTTGGTGCCATCTGGGAACGTGACACCAGATTCTAGCATGACCCTGGAACAGAAAACAACCTTTGCCtttgtgattttattatttattttcttgggaATCCTCATCATTCGCTGCTTCCGAATTCTCCTTGACCCCTACAGGAGTATGCCAACCTCAACCTGGGCTGATGGACTTGATGGGCTGGAGAAAGGCCAGTTTGATTACACTCTTGCTTAGAGACTGAGAATTATGAAGGGTTATTTAGCACAGCAATAACGAAATACAATTTCTGGAATGTCGGTTTGTTTTGCATATCAAATGTTAGGAAATACAACATACAAACATGCTcaaaaatggatttattttttaaaaattaaatctcaAAGCAAGTTAACTTTTTGAAAGTAGATTAGTGAATCTCCTCGTAGGAAGAAGAGGGGTGTTGCACTAGCAGAATGGTGCTTCAGAACACCTTGGAACAATGTGTAGTGTATGTGATGTCATATAACTGAAGCAAGTGTTTTATCATTATGTATTATCATTAATGAAATGCTGTGGTATAAGGTGTCTTTCAAATGCagtaaaaatgtgattttatgatCTGTATATAATAAATAAACTTTACTTTTCATGCTCTGAGAACAAATTAGGaagttttctgttctgtaatTTGAATTTGAGAGCTCTAGAaaatttcaggagaaaaacaccTCCATGGTTTCCCAGGTTGTTTCCTAGAATTGCTCATTGATCGTGCTACATAGTACTACCAAATCACTGACTTTATAATCTTTGTTGTGAACAAAATATGTAATGATTTTGACCTATGTATTGCCTTTTTTGCCAAAACTGATTTCTACTAAGATAGACTTTTGAACTGTTCTTACAGCAGCTTATACAAACAAATTTCAGACTGTGTATTTC
This genomic interval carries:
- the CTXN3 gene encoding cortexin-3 → MMKRRRLWDYSFHLPWMMDGEIFTATLVPSGNVTPDSSMTLEQKTTFAFVILLFIFLGILIIRCFRILLDPYRSMPTSTWADGLDGLEKGQFDYTLA